The window CTCGTAGGCATCGCCCTGCAGTGCGTCCAGCAGCTGAACTCGGCTGAACACTCGGCCTGGCTCGGAGGCCAGCGTCGCCAGCAGCGTAAATTCGGTCGGCGTCAGCAGGATTTCCTCCCCGCCGCGCCGGACCTGGTGGCGGGGCAGGTCAATCTCCAGATCCGCGTGCCGCAGTACCTGCTGGGCGACGGGCTCCCCGTAACTCCTGCGCAGAACGGCCCTCACCCTTGCCACCACTTCCCGCGGCGAAAACGGCTTGGTGATGTAGTCGTCGGCACCCATCTCCAGTCC is drawn from Anaerolineales bacterium and contains these coding sequences:
- a CDS encoding response regulator; this encodes MAKTVLIIEDELELAAIVRDYLEAAHFRVETAADGVSGLSVFHHRQPDLVVLDLNLPKKDGLDVAREIRRAGDTPIIMLTARVEETDRLVGLEMGADDYITKPFSPREVVARVRAVLRRSYGEPVAQQVLRHADLEIDLPRHQVRRGGEEILLTPTEFTLLATLASEPGRVFSRVQLLDALQGDAYE